CTTGGAATGAATAAGGAGAGGTACGGGGTTTAAATGCGCCACCACGAAGGGCATTACCACCTGCTGCTCTGACATAAGAAGCTGTTTCTTCTAATTGTTGGTAAGTTTCAATCGAACACGGTCCACCAATCATAGCGAAATGGCCGCCGCCGATTTTTATATTGCCAACATCTATGACACTGTCTTCTGGATGCAATGCGCGACTAGCTTTCTTGTATGGTAACTGAGCTAACTTATTTTCTGTTTCTTCTAATGTGATGATCATATTTTTTCCTCCCTATTCCTAAAACAAAAAAGTAGCCCAACGACAATGATCCCTATCCGGTGATCATCGTTGCTAGGCTACAGAGATTATTATCGTCATTATGTAAATACTGTTATGAGAAATGTTCGATGTAGTTATCCTATTTGTGTGCAACAAAAATCACTCTTACCTTTAAAAAAGTAAAAGTAAAAGTAGTTAAAATATGTAAATGCTGCACGTAGAACTAACTTCATCTTAACTTCCCCCTAAATGTTTTAGTGCTACTAATTTATCATTATATTTTAATGTTGTCAACAACTATTCTAATTTACGTTTCATTTTCGATTTTCATTGCTTTTTTTTATTCTTCTTTTATCATTAAGATAAGAATTGAAAATGAAGGAGTTTGATTGAATGTTAGAAAAGGAACGCCAAGCCATTACTGAAATTGATAAAGAACTAGTTGCTTTATTTGAAAAACGTATGCATGTCGCTAAAGAAATCGCTCTTGTAAAGGCAGAGAATCATTTTCCTGTTTATGATGCTGTTAGAGAGGCTGCTGTCATTGACGGTGTCTTGCAACATTTGTCGGACGACGGCCTAAGAGAAGAATTAACACAATTTTATAGTGATCTAATGACTATTTCTAAAAATTACCAATCTAAATTTATTCAATAAAAAAATCTGGGAAAATTTCCCAGATTTTTTTAGTTAAAGAATGAATCATAGATGGCCTTAACAGCCTTCTCTTCATCTTCTTCGATAATACCGAACATTAAACTAATTTCTGATGCGCCTTGGTTAATCATAACCAAGTTGACACCAGCGTCTGCTAGGGCTTGTGTTGCTTGCGCTGTTGTTCCGACAGAGGCAACCATACCTTCCCCTACAATCATGATTAAACAAACATCCCCTTGAACATGAACGTCATCTGCTCTTAGCTCGTTTTTCAAACGGTATAATAGTGCTGCCTGTTTTCCAGGCGTTAATTGATCTTTTCTAATAATAAAGGTAACTTCATCAATTCCAGATGGCATATGATCAATACTTAAACCAAGTTCCTCAAAAATTTGCGTTGATTTACGGATAAAGCCTAGCTCTCTATTTAACAAATATTTGCTAACATGGATACTAACAAAACCATTTGAAGAGGCAATCCCTGAAATAATATGTGATGTCTTAGGACGCGTCCGCGTAATTTTAGTTCCTTTACCTTCAGGGTTATTGGTATTCTTCACATGAACTGGA
This genomic interval from Jeotgalibaca arthritidis contains the following:
- a CDS encoding chorismate mutase; this translates as MLEKERQAITEIDKELVALFEKRMHVAKEIALVKAENHFPVYDAVREAAVIDGVLQHLSDDGLREELTQFYSDLMTISKNYQSKFIQ